In the genome of Pelodiscus sinensis isolate JC-2024 chromosome 15, ASM4963464v1, whole genome shotgun sequence, one region contains:
- the KCTD10 gene encoding BTB/POZ domain-containing adapter for CUL3-mediated RhoA degradation protein 3 isoform X2 has protein sequence MEEMSGESVVSSAVPAAATRTTSFKGTSPSSKYVKLNVGGALYYTTMQTLTKQDTMLKAMFSGRMEVLTDSEGWILIDRCGKHFGTILNYLRDGAVPLPESRREIEELLAEAKYYLVQGLVDECQAALQNKDTYEPFCKVPVITSSKEEQKLIATSNKPAVKLLYNRSNNKYSYTSNSDDNMLKNIELFDKLSLRFNGRVLFIKDVIGDEICCWSFYGQGRKIAEVCCTSIVYATEKKQTKVEFPEARIYEETLNILLYEAQDGRGPDNALLEATGGAAGRSHHLDEDDERERIERVRRIHIKRPDDRAHLHQ, from the exons ATG GAAGAGATGTCAGGAGAAAGCGTTGTGAGCTCAGCAGTGCCAGCAGCTGCGACTCGCACCACCTCCTTCAAAGGGACCAGTCCGAGCTCAAAGTATGTCAAGCTGAATGTTGGCGGTGCCCTCTACTATACCACAATGCAGACCCTGACCAAGCAGGACACCATGCTTAAAGCCATGTTCAGCGGCCGCATGGAGGTTCTCACCGACAGCGAAG GCTGGATTTTGATCGACCGTTGTGGTAAACACTTTGGGACAATATTAAATTACTTGCGCGATGGGGCTGTGCCTCTTCCTGAGAGTCGGAGAGAGATTgaagagctgctggctgaggcaAAGTACTACCTGGTTCAGGGTCTGGTGGATGAGTGCCAGGCAGCTCTACAG AACAAAGATACATACGAACCATTCTGCAAAGTTCCAGTCATCACTTCTTCTAAGGAAGAGCAAAAACTTATAGCAACATCCAATAAG CCTGCAGTAAAGTTGCTGTATAACAGAAGTAATAACAAATATTCCTATACCAG TAATTCTGATGACAACATGCTGAAGAACATCGAATTGTTTGATAAGCTGTCACTGCGGTTTAATGGGAGAGTCCTTTTTATAAAGGATGTCATAGGAGATGAGATTTGCTGCTGGTCTTTCTATGGACAAGGGCGTAAAATTGCTGAAGTCTGCTGCACCTCCATTGTCTATGCTACTGAGAAGAAACAAACAAAG GTGGAGTTCCCAGAAGCCCGAATATATGAAGAGACATTGAACATTTTGCTTTATGAGGCTCAGGATGGACGAGGACCTGACAATGCACTTCTGGAGGCtacaggaggggcagcagggcgcTCTCATCACCTGGATGAGGATGACGAGCGGGAGCGCATTGAACGCGTGCGAAGGATTCATATTAAGCGTCCAGATGACAGGGCACATCTTCATCAGTGA
- the KCTD10 gene encoding BTB/POZ domain-containing adapter for CUL3-mediated RhoA degradation protein 3 isoform X1, whose product MEEMSGESVVSSAVPAAATRTTSFKGTSPSSKYVKLNVGGALYYTTMQTLTKQDTMLKAMFSGRMEVLTDSEGWILIDRCGKHFGTILNYLRDGAVPLPESRREIEELLAEAKYYLVQGLVDECQAALQQNKDTYEPFCKVPVITSSKEEQKLIATSNKPAVKLLYNRSNNKYSYTSNSDDNMLKNIELFDKLSLRFNGRVLFIKDVIGDEICCWSFYGQGRKIAEVCCTSIVYATEKKQTKVEFPEARIYEETLNILLYEAQDGRGPDNALLEATGGAAGRSHHLDEDDERERIERVRRIHIKRPDDRAHLHQ is encoded by the exons ATG GAAGAGATGTCAGGAGAAAGCGTTGTGAGCTCAGCAGTGCCAGCAGCTGCGACTCGCACCACCTCCTTCAAAGGGACCAGTCCGAGCTCAAAGTATGTCAAGCTGAATGTTGGCGGTGCCCTCTACTATACCACAATGCAGACCCTGACCAAGCAGGACACCATGCTTAAAGCCATGTTCAGCGGCCGCATGGAGGTTCTCACCGACAGCGAAG GCTGGATTTTGATCGACCGTTGTGGTAAACACTTTGGGACAATATTAAATTACTTGCGCGATGGGGCTGTGCCTCTTCCTGAGAGTCGGAGAGAGATTgaagagctgctggctgaggcaAAGTACTACCTGGTTCAGGGTCTGGTGGATGAGTGCCAGGCAGCTCTACAG CAGAACAAAGATACATACGAACCATTCTGCAAAGTTCCAGTCATCACTTCTTCTAAGGAAGAGCAAAAACTTATAGCAACATCCAATAAG CCTGCAGTAAAGTTGCTGTATAACAGAAGTAATAACAAATATTCCTATACCAG TAATTCTGATGACAACATGCTGAAGAACATCGAATTGTTTGATAAGCTGTCACTGCGGTTTAATGGGAGAGTCCTTTTTATAAAGGATGTCATAGGAGATGAGATTTGCTGCTGGTCTTTCTATGGACAAGGGCGTAAAATTGCTGAAGTCTGCTGCACCTCCATTGTCTATGCTACTGAGAAGAAACAAACAAAG GTGGAGTTCCCAGAAGCCCGAATATATGAAGAGACATTGAACATTTTGCTTTATGAGGCTCAGGATGGACGAGGACCTGACAATGCACTTCTGGAGGCtacaggaggggcagcagggcgcTCTCATCACCTGGATGAGGATGACGAGCGGGAGCGCATTGAACGCGTGCGAAGGATTCATATTAAGCGTCCAGATGACAGGGCACATCTTCATCAGTGA